The following are from one region of the Phormidium sp. PBR-2020 genome:
- a CDS encoding DUF3488 domain-containing protein, translating to MGRFWEWWRSLSPPVPEDSVTLRVLVQLLVIVGIVATDVAAGTTTSLWAVPLSIMGASWSWFRRRERNIVLKFVLAIALIVTLVVFLSNLVTTLNDTRVILAELLIQVQVLHTFDLPRRKDLGYSMVIALILIGVAGTISQTMAFAPFLVLFLLLAIPTLIYDYRSRLGLGDRTSDGSQSSVFRTLRHSFPWKASLTLGLLVLSLGLVLFAAIPRVPGYQLRSFPVSSTIDFRGDFDGRNIASPQAQTDGNQFNGEGDGTAEGPGEVDETFYAGFSESMNQNLRGSMTPQVVMRVRSQAPGFWRVIAFDEYTGQGWRISRNDNVRDVRRSPWSFRFDLPFMGPRSFTQEVIQTYSIVADFPGLIPVLDQPRYLYFPTEDVAIGPEGSLRSPVPLSDGLTYSVVSNVSLRDRTRLGQAETTYPPSISDIYLQVPEEIEERLRDYSQSVLDNAPNPLNNPYEISLYLAQYLKQNYDIPQDPFGLAFLDEGEDLALNFLFRCEESPNPAACTPGGYPDHFSTVFTLLLRSLGIPARLATGFGPGDFNPFTGLYEVKNTHAFALTEVYFPSHGWFAFDPIPGHEVIPPSVTEYEPFGVLRQFWDWIAGWLPSPVAGFINGIFVILGRAIDWFLARFSEGWLGILSGLLTLVLFSFAGWLSWQGWREWKRRRWLSKLAQMERLYQQMLQRFATEGCPKHPAQTPLEFAHQVGDRYPPEVATIVSQICQAYVGWRYGKESVPVEELRQQWQAVQRQDWRRKLAALRGR from the coding sequence ATGGGAAGATTTTGGGAGTGGTGGCGATCGCTTTCCCCGCCAGTCCCGGAAGACTCGGTGACGTTACGGGTGCTGGTGCAATTACTGGTGATTGTGGGGATTGTGGCTACGGATGTGGCGGCGGGGACTACAACGAGCCTCTGGGCGGTTCCCCTGAGTATTATGGGGGCAAGCTGGAGTTGGTTCCGTCGCCGCGAGCGTAACATTGTTCTGAAGTTTGTCTTGGCGATCGCCCTGATTGTCACCTTAGTGGTCTTTCTCAGTAATCTGGTGACGACGCTCAATGACACAAGGGTCATTTTGGCGGAACTGTTGATTCAGGTGCAAGTCCTGCATACTTTCGATTTACCGCGACGCAAGGATTTAGGCTATTCCATGGTCATCGCCTTGATTCTGATTGGCGTGGCGGGAACCATTAGCCAGACCATGGCCTTTGCCCCGTTTCTGGTGCTGTTTCTGCTGCTGGCCATTCCCACCTTAATTTATGATTATCGCTCTCGTTTGGGGTTGGGCGATCGCACCTCAGACGGGTCTCAATCTTCGGTCTTTAGGACTCTACGCCACTCCTTCCCCTGGAAAGCCAGCCTCACCCTGGGCCTGTTGGTGTTGAGTTTAGGTTTAGTGCTATTTGCGGCGATTCCTCGGGTTCCGGGATATCAGTTACGCTCCTTTCCCGTCAGCAGTACCATTGACTTTCGCGGCGACTTCGATGGTCGTAATATCGCGAGTCCCCAAGCACAAACCGATGGGAATCAGTTTAATGGAGAGGGCGACGGGACGGCTGAAGGTCCCGGAGAGGTAGATGAGACCTTTTATGCAGGCTTTTCTGAGAGTATGAACCAAAACCTGCGGGGGTCGATGACGCCTCAGGTGGTGATGCGGGTGCGATCGCAGGCCCCCGGATTTTGGCGAGTGATTGCCTTTGATGAGTATACCGGCCAGGGTTGGCGCATCTCCAGAAATGATAACGTGCGGGACGTGCGCCGGTCTCCCTGGAGTTTCCGCTTTGATTTGCCCTTTATGGGGCCCCGCAGTTTCACCCAAGAAGTCATCCAAACCTATAGCATTGTTGCCGACTTCCCCGGACTGATTCCGGTTCTCGACCAACCCCGCTATCTCTATTTCCCTACAGAGGATGTGGCGATCGGTCCAGAGGGGTCTCTACGTTCCCCAGTCCCCTTATCCGATGGTTTGACCTATAGTGTGGTCTCTAATGTCTCCTTGCGCGATCGCACCCGCTTAGGACAAGCTGAAACCACCTATCCTCCAAGCATCTCCGACATCTATCTACAAGTTCCCGAGGAGATTGAGGAGAGATTACGGGACTATAGCCAATCGGTGTTAGACAACGCTCCCAACCCTCTCAACAACCCCTATGAGATTTCCCTGTACTTAGCCCAATATCTCAAACAGAACTACGACATTCCCCAAGATCCCTTTGGCTTAGCCTTTCTCGACGAGGGAGAAGACTTAGCCCTCAACTTCCTCTTCCGCTGCGAGGAATCCCCCAATCCGGCGGCCTGTACCCCCGGAGGGTATCCTGACCATTTCTCCACAGTGTTCACCCTCCTGTTGCGTTCCCTGGGCATTCCCGCGCGATTAGCCACAGGATTCGGACCAGGGGACTTTAACCCCTTTACGGGACTGTATGAGGTCAAGAATACCCATGCGTTTGCCTTAACGGAGGTGTATTTCCCCAGTCATGGTTGGTTCGCCTTTGACCCCATCCCTGGCCATGAGGTGATTCCCCCCTCGGTGACTGAGTATGAACCCTTTGGGGTCTTACGACAGTTTTGGGATTGGATTGCGGGTTGGCTTCCCTCTCCGGTGGCTGGCTTCATTAACGGCATTTTTGTCATCCTCGGCCGGGCCATTGATTGGTTCTTAGCACGATTTTCTGAAGGATGGCTGGGGATATTGAGTGGTTTGTTGACCCTGGTTCTGTTTAGCTTTGCCGGATGGCTGAGTTGGCAAGGGTGGCGGGAATGGAAACGCCGTCGTTGGCTGTCCAAGTTAGCCCAGATGGAGCGGTTATATCAGCAGATGTTGCAGCGGTTCGCGACTGAGGGCTGTCCGAAACATCCCGCTCAAACCCCCTTGGAGTTTGCTCATCAGGTGGGCGATCGCTATCCCCCCGAAGTTGCTACCATAGTTTCTCAAATTTGTCAAGCCTATGTGGGTTGGCGTTATGGCAAGGAGTCGGTTCCCGTCGAGGAGTTACGCCAGCAATGGCAGGCCGTGCAGCGTCAGGACTGGCGACGCAAGTTGGCGGCGTTAAGAGGACGCTAG
- a CDS encoding PIN domain-containing protein, translating into MTSCYLLDTNIAIALLNGDPAITQQVKNIPTVRLSVTIVGELLYGAEKSQRTDSNRQRSKYCQAEAKVITPVRIAFSSISNQG; encoded by the coding sequence ATGACAAGCTGCTACCTACTCGATACCAACATCGCGATCGCTCTACTCAATGGCGATCCGGCCATCACCCAACAGGTTAAAAATATCCCAACCGTTCGTCTTTCCGTGACAATCGTCGGTGAACTGCTCTACGGAGCCGAAAAATCTCAGCGCACGGACAGCAACCGCCAACGCTCCAAATACTGCCAGGCGGAAGCTAAGGTAATCACCCCCGTCAGAATCGCCTTCTCATCAATATCAAACCAAGGATGA
- a CDS encoding DUF4926 domain-containing protein: protein MTPDFYTDIALNRDILEAGLRCGTVATFLDLIPHPQGGEDGAILEVFSVTGDTLAVVTVPLSSIEALRDDDVFSVQRLTVR, encoded by the coding sequence ATGACGCCAGATTTCTACACAGATATTGCCCTGAATCGAGACATCCTAGAAGCTGGACTACGTTGTGGTACAGTTGCCACCTTCCTCGATCTCATTCCCCATCCCCAAGGCGGCGAAGATGGCGCAATCTTAGAAGTATTTAGCGTCACTGGCGACACGCTAGCCGTCGTCACCGTCCCACTATCGAGTATCGAAGCCCTACGCGACGATGACGTGTTCTCGGTACAGCGCCTCACAGTGCGCTAG
- a CDS encoding IS630 family transposase, which produces MTIITELDDFINTSSNTQEVKRALAVKMILTGTSSHEIENLLQVSHSFISKWKNQALFHGVGSLKLQYKGSKSYLNASSKAKVIEWLRQQPYLRTGDLKRHLDQEYGVVYASDQSYYALFKSAKISWKKSQKKNPAKNEEQVKAKKKEIQNKLKKWEPEIKAGKLAVFMIDECHLLWGDLLGYVWGRTDIRIEIPIKNQKNRQTNYGALDYQNQEFIVEEYSSGNTENTIDFIKHLRKQRPTKRIAIFWDGASYHKSQEFKEYLKQVNGELLEDEWLVHCTTFAPNAPEQNPVEDLWLQAKNFIRQFYHLCDSFKTIKGLFKFFADGQIFNFPKLFYYGILPQLI; this is translated from the coding sequence ATGACCATTATCACTGAACTAGATGATTTCATCAACACCAGTTCAAATACTCAAGAAGTCAAAAGAGCCTTGGCTGTTAAGATGATTTTAACAGGAACATCTTCTCATGAAATTGAAAACCTATTACAAGTATCTCATAGTTTTATTAGCAAGTGGAAAAATCAAGCTCTTTTTCATGGGGTAGGCAGCTTAAAACTTCAATATAAAGGAAGTAAAAGTTACCTCAATGCTTCCTCAAAAGCTAAGGTAATTGAATGGCTAAGGCAGCAACCTTATTTAAGAACCGGGGATTTAAAACGACATTTAGATCAGGAATATGGAGTGGTTTATGCTTCAGATCAAAGCTACTATGCTTTGTTCAAATCCGCTAAAATAAGCTGGAAGAAATCTCAGAAAAAGAATCCAGCAAAAAATGAAGAACAAGTCAAAGCAAAAAAAAAGGAAATTCAAAATAAACTCAAAAAATGGGAACCCGAAATAAAAGCTGGAAAGCTTGCGGTGTTTATGATTGACGAATGTCATCTTCTTTGGGGAGACCTCTTGGGTTATGTTTGGGGACGAACAGATATTCGGATTGAAATTCCTATTAAAAATCAAAAAAATAGACAAACTAATTATGGGGCATTAGATTATCAAAATCAGGAATTCATTGTCGAAGAATATTCCAGCGGCAATACGGAAAACACCATAGATTTCATAAAACATTTACGAAAACAAAGACCGACAAAAAGAATTGCCATTTTTTGGGATGGCGCTAGTTATCATAAATCTCAAGAATTTAAAGAATATTTAAAACAAGTAAATGGAGAGTTGTTAGAAGATGAATGGTTAGTTCATTGCACTACCTTTGCTCCAAACGCCCCCGAGCAAAACCCGGTGGAAGATCTTTGGTTACAAGCTAAAAACTTTATTCGGCAGTTTTATCATTTATGTGATTCATTCAAGACAATAAAAGGGCTATTTAAGTTTTTTGCTGATGGTCAAATATTTAATTTCCCCAAACTGTTCTATTATGGAATTTTGCCACAACTGATTTAG
- a CDS encoding Uma2 family endonuclease: MTLSTQTRYTPDEYRQLEARAQQRHEYRDGEIVPMPGGSLEHSRICGNIFAYLKFLLRDTQFEPINSDLRLWVPAYNRGLYPDVMVFDGAPTLNGDRNDEVLDPIAIVEVLSPSTQAFDREDKFLFYRSIPNFCEYILVRQTVPSIDRYTRQESGWWLQEFSGWEASLPIESIGLDMPLAEIYRGVNLDD, translated from the coding sequence ATGACTCTCAGCACTCAAACTCGCTACACGCCCGACGAGTATCGCCAGCTCGAAGCTCGCGCCCAGCAGCGCCACGAATATCGCGACGGAGAGATCGTTCCCATGCCTGGAGGCTCCCTTGAACACAGCCGTATTTGTGGCAATATCTTCGCTTACCTGAAGTTTTTGCTACGCGATACGCAGTTCGAGCCGATTAACAGTGATTTGCGCCTTTGGGTTCCGGCGTACAATCGTGGGCTATATCCGGACGTGATGGTTTTTGACGGTGCGCCAACGCTGAATGGCGATCGCAACGATGAAGTGCTCGACCCGATCGCGATCGTGGAGGTGCTGTCGCCGTCAACCCAGGCGTTCGATCGCGAGGATAAATTTCTCTTCTATCGTTCGATTCCGAATTTTTGCGAGTACATCTTGGTGCGGCAGACGGTTCCGAGTATCGATCGCTATACGCGCCAGGAGTCGGGTTGGTGGTTGCAGGAGTTTTCGGGTTGGGAGGCGAGTTTACCGATCGAGTCGATCGGGTTGGATATGCCGTTGGCGGAGATTTATCGAGGTGTGAATCTTGATGATTGA
- a CDS encoding transposase — MASRAKKTYKYREGDEELKNLFIETLRRIAKERIVYVDESGFDDRLDPPYGYCHRSQRFRAQKLGHPGKRVSAISAWREGEVLAPMIVEGYTNSALVCDWIEQMLLPEMLPGQILILDNANMLLDCSGRK; from the coding sequence TTGGCTTCACGCGCAAAAAAAACCTATAAGTATCGCGAAGGGGATGAAGAACTGAAAAACCTATTCATCGAAACGCTCAGGCGAATCGCCAAAGAGCGAATCGTCTATGTGGATGAGAGCGGTTTTGACGATAGGCTCGACCCCCCTTACGGCTACTGTCACCGCTCACAACGGTTCCGGGCACAGAAGTTGGGACATCCAGGGAAACGGGTCAGCGCTATCAGTGCTTGGAGGGAAGGAGAAGTCCTCGCACCGATGATAGTTGAGGGTTACACCAATAGCGCCCTTGTCTGTGATTGGATCGAACAGATGCTCCTCCCGGAAATGCTTCCGGGTCAGATCCTCATCCTTGACAATGCCAATATGCTTCTTGATTGTTCTGGGCGAAAATGA
- a CDS encoding DUF4926 domain-containing protein yields MTPIQDYDLVALTHPCTATHKETHQPIELQRGQIGTVLMSFDDKAFLIDFADGNGNTFAMETIAIEHLLRLIHEPRLVHA; encoded by the coding sequence ATGACACCCATCCAAGATTACGACCTCGTCGCTCTCACGCACCCCTGCACGGCCACACACAAAGAAACCCACCAACCCATCGAACTCCAACGGGGCCAGATCGGAACTGTCCTCATGTCCTTTGATGATAAAGCCTTCCTCATCGACTTCGCCGATGGCAATGGCAACACGTTTGCCATGGAGACGATCGCCATCGAACATTTGCTTCGCCTCATCCACGAACCCCGCCTCGTCCATGCCTAA
- a CDS encoding transposase, translating into MPSPYSLDFREKVIAAIERGERKSHLCRSLGISRNTLDLWLKRKQETGSVAPTTDYHRGLRPKIDNLDEFRSFAEQYGHLTQKEMAQKWPTDVSPTLIRQALHKIGFTRKKNL; encoded by the coding sequence ATGCCATCTCCTTATAGCCTCGACTTCCGTGAAAAAGTTATCGCTGCCATCGAGCGCGGAGAACGTAAAAGCCATCTGTGTCGGAGTCTCGGAATCAGTCGAAATACCCTTGACCTGTGGCTAAAACGCAAGCAGGAAACTGGTTCGGTCGCCCCCACTACTGATTATCATCGCGGTCTGCGACCCAAGATTGACAATCTCGATGAGTTTCGCTCCTTCGCCGAGCAGTATGGACACTTAACCCAAAAGGAAATGGCCCAGAAGTGGCCGACAGATGTTAGTCCGACTTTAATCCGGCAGGCCCTGCACAAGATTGGCTTCACGCGCAAAAAAAACCTATAA